One segment of Chionomys nivalis chromosome 3, mChiNiv1.1, whole genome shotgun sequence DNA contains the following:
- the Camsap3 gene encoding calmodulin-regulated spectrin-associated protein 3 isoform X5 has product MVEAAPAGSGPLRRTFLVPEIKSLDQYDFSRAKAAASLAWVLRAAFGGAEHVPPELWEPFYTDQYAQEHVKPPVTRLLLSAELYCRAWHQALPQLEPPPSPSALLALLARRGTVPSLPEHPVREADLRHQPILMGAHLAVIDALMVAFSFEWTKTLPGPLALSSLEHKLLFWVDTTVRRLQEKTEQEASQRASPAAPLDGAAPTQPSIRYRKDRAIARRAPCFPNVTTLQDLASGAALAATIHCYCPQLLRLEEVCLKDPMSVADSLYNLQLVQDFCASHLPRGCPLSLEDLLYVPPPLKVNLVVLLAEMYMCFEVLKPDFVQAKDLPDGHALSPRGTETLPSQNNSGSSSPVFNFRHPLLSPGGPQSPLRGSTGSLKSSPSMSHMEALGKAWNRQLSRPLSQAVSFSTPFGLDSDVDVVMGDPVLLRSVSSDSLGPPRPVSSSSRNPAQPTPESGDLPTIEEALQIIHSAEPRLLPDGAADGSFYLHSPEGLSKPPLASPYPPEGASKPLSDGLNKAPIYITHPETPSKPSPCPTGEVLKPPPPSEGSPKAVASSPAANNSEVKMTSFAERKKQLVKAEAESGTGSPTSTPAAPEALSSEMSELGARLEEKRRAIEAQKRRIEAIFAKHRQRLGKSAFLQVQPREAAGEAEEEAELGSVPGGERPAGEGQGEPSSRPKSVTFSPDLGPVPPEGLGDYNRAVSKLSAALSSLQRDMQRLTDQQQRLLAPPEAPGPAPPPAAWVIPGPTTGPKAASPSPARRAPAARRSPGPGPNPTPRSPKHARPAELKLAPLTRVLTPPHDVDSLPHLRKFSPSQVPVQTRSSILLSEGTPPEESATKPALIEIPLASLGEPTADEEGDGSPPGAEDSLEEEASSEGEPRSGLGFFYKDEDKPEDEMAQKRASLLERQQRRAEEARRRKQWQEAEKEQKREEAARLAQEEVLGLATAAPAAPATRAVVPAEEEVGPRRGDFTRLEYERRAQLKLMDDLDKVLRPRASGTAGPGRGGRRATRPRSGCCDDSALARSPARGLLGSRLSKIYSQSTLSLSTVANEATNNLGVKRPTSRAPSPSGLMSPSRLPGSRERDWENGSNASSPASVPEYTGPRLYKEPSAKSNKFIIHNALSHCCLAGKVNEPQKNRILEEIEKSKANHFLILFRDSSCQFRALYTLSGETEELSRLAGYGPRTVTPAMVEGIYKYNSDRKRFTQIPAKTMSMSVDAFTIQGHLWQSKKPTTPKKGGGTPK; this is encoded by the exons ATGGTGGAAGCGGCGCCCGCGGGGTCCGGGCCACTGCGGAGGACTTTCCTCGTCCCCGAGATCAAGTCATTGGACCAGTACGATTTCTCTCGGGCCAAGGCGGCGGCGAGTCTGGCGTGGGTGCTGCGGGCCGCATTCGGGGGAGCAG AGCACGTGCCCCCGGAGCTGTGGGAACCGTTCTACACGGACCAGTATGCACAGGAACACGTGAAGCCCCCGGTGACACGCCTGCTGCTCTCTGCGGAGCTCTACTGCCGGGCCTGGCACCAGGCACTACCGCAGCTCGAGCCACCCCCCAGCCCCTCTGCGCTGCTGGCCTTGCTGGCGAGGAGGGGCACTGTGCCGTCCCTGCCCGAGCACCCGGTGCGCGAGGCTGACCTCAGACACCAGCCGATTCTCATG GGAGCCCACCTAGCTGTCATCGACGCCCTCATGGTTGCCTTCTCCTTTGAGTGGACAAAGACACTGCCTGGTCCCTTGGCTCTGAGCAGCTTGGAGCACAAACTCCTTTTCTGGGTAGACACA ACCGTTCGGCGGCTACAGGAAAAGACAGAACAAGAAGCATCCCAGCGTGCATCTCCTGCAGCTCCTTTGGACGGGGCTGCTCCTACCCAGCCCTCG ATTCGATACCGCAAGGATCGTGCCATTGCCCGACGGGCCCCCTGCTTTCCAAATGTGACCACCCTTCAAGACCTGGCTAGTGGGGCAGCGCTGGCAGCCACCATCCACTGCTATTGTCCCCAGCTATTGCGGCTTGAGG AGGTGTGCCTCAAGGACCCCATGTCTGTGGCAGACAGCCTGTACAACCTCCAGCTGGTGCAAGACTTCTGTGCCTCCCATCTTCCTCGTGGCTGCCCCCTGTCCCTTGAGGACCTGTTGTATGTCCCACCACCCCTCAAG GTCAATCTGGTGGTGCTGTTGGCTGAGATGTATATGTGCTTTGAAGTTCTGAAGCCTGATTTTGTGCAGGCAAAAGACTTGCCTGATGGACACG CTCTCTCCCCCCGGGGTACTGAGACTTTACCATCTCAGAACAACAGCGGGAGCAG TTCTCCTGTGTTCAACTTCCGTCACCCGCTACTGTCACCTGGTGGCCCCCAGTCCCCACTCCGAGGATCCACAG gCTCCCTGAAGTCATCTCCGTCCATGTCTCACATGGAGGCTCTTGGCAAGGCCTGGAACCGCCAGCTTAG CCGTCCCCTCTCCCAGGCTGTATCGTTCAGCACTCCCTTTGGCCTGGACAGCGATGTAGACGTGGTCATGGGAGATCCTGTCCTGCTCCGCTCCGTCAGCTCAGACAGTCTGGGTCCCCCACGTCCTGTGTCGTCATCATCCCGGAATCCTGCTCAGCCAACCCCAGAATCTGGAGACCTACCCACAATTGAAGAGGCCCTGCAGATCATCCACAGTGCTGAGCCCCGGCTGCTCCCTGATGGGGCTGCCGACGGCAGCTTCTACCTCCATTCTCCTGAGGGCCTCTCCAAACCACCGCTGGCCTCTCCTTACCCTCCCGAAGGAGCCTCAAAGCCACTGTCCGATGGGCTTAACAAAGCGCCCATCTATATAACCCACCCTGAGACCCCTTCAAAACCATCTCCCTGCCCAACAGGGGAGGTATTAAAACCACCACCCCCATCTGAGGGGTCCCCAAAAGCTGTGGCTTCATCCCCCGCAGCCAACAACTCAGAAGTGAAGATGACCAGTTTTGCTGAACGCAAGAAACAGCTGGTGAAGGCTGAGGCCGAATCAGGAACAGGGTCTCCAACATCCACTCCCGCAGCACCTgaggccttgagctcagagatgaGCGAGCTGGGAGCCCGACTGGAGGAAAAGCGCCGAGCCATAGAGGCTCAGAAGCGACGCATTGAGGCCATCTTTGCCAAGCACAGGCAGAGATTGGGCAAGAGTGCTTTCCTGCAGGTGCAGCCTCGGGAGGCTGCaggggaggctgaggaggaggctGAGCTGGGCTCAGTTCCTGGTGGGGAACGACCAGCAGGTGAGGGCCAGGGAGAGCCATCCTCACGGCCTAAGTCAGTTACCTTCTCTCCAGATCTGGGCCCAGTGCCCCCAGAGGGACTGGGGGATTACAATCGAGCAGTCAGTAAGCTGAGTGCCGCTCTGAGCTCTCTGCAACGGGACATGCAGAGGCTCACAGACCAGCAACAGCGGCTTCTGGCCCCTCCAGAGGCCCCTGGACCTGCCCCACCACCTGCAGCCTGGGTCATCCCCGGACCCACCACTGGGCCTAAAGCGGCATCCCCTAGTCCTGCCCGTCGAGCCCCAGCTGCCAGGCGCAGCCCAGGGCCAGGCCCCAACCCGACACCCCGTAGTCCAAAACATGCAAGGCCGGCAGAGCTGAAGCTTGCACCCCTAACAAGGGTGCTCACACCACCCCATGATGTAGACAGCCTCCCTCACCTACGCAAGTTCTCACCCAGCCAGGTGCCTGTACAGACTCGCTCTTCTATTCTCCTGTCGGAGGGGACGCCTCCCGAGGAGTCCGCCACCAAGCCTGCCCTCATTGAGATCCCCCTAGCCAGCCTGGGAGAGCCTACTGCTGATGAGGAGGGAGATGGGAGTCCCCCTGGGGCTGAGGATTCCTTAGAGGAAGAGGCATCTTCTGAGGGAGAGCCCCGGTCTGGGCTTGGATTCTTTTATAAG GACGAAGACAAACCTGAGGATGAGATGGCTCAAAAGCGAGCCAGCCTGCTTGAGAGACAGCAGAGGCGGGCAGAGGAGGCCCGGCGGCGGAAACAGTGGCAGGAGGCTGAGAAGGAACAGAAACGGGAGGAGGCGGCAAG GCTGGCTCAGGAAGAGGTCCTAGGCTTGGCCACTGCAGCCCCTGCAGCCCCTGCTACCAGAGCTGTGGTCCCAGCTGAGGAGGAGGTGGGCCCCCGGAGAGGGGACTTCACCAGGCTTGAGTATGAGCGCCGGGCACAACTGAAGCTGATGGATGACCTTGATAAGGTGCTACGGCCCCGGGCCTCAGGGACCGCGGGACCAGGGCGGGGCGGGCGCAGGGCCACCCGGCCACGCTCTGGTTGCTGTGATGACTCAGCCCTGGCAAGAAGCCCAGCCCGCGGCCTGCTGG GCTCACGACTCAGCAAGATCTATTCCCAGTCCACATTGTCCCTGTCTACTGTGGCCAATGAGGCTACCAATAATCTTGGTGTGAAGAGACCCACATCTCG GGCCCCTTCTCCATCAGGCCTCATGTCTCCAAGCCGCCTGCCTGGCAGTCGAGAGCGTGACTGGGAAAACGGAAGCAATGCTTCTTCGCCAGCATCAGTGCCTGAGTACACAG GTCCCCGGCTGTACAAAGAACCCAGCGCCAAGTCTAACAAGTTTATCATCCACAATGCCTTGTCACACTGCTGCCTGGCAGGCAAGGTGAACGAGCCCCAGAAGAACCGAATTCTCGAG GAAATCGAGAAAAGCAAGGCCAACCACTTCTTGATTCTCTTCCGGGACTCAAGCTGCCAGTTTCGGGCACTCTACACTCTTTCTGGGGAGACGGAGGAGCTGTCGAGGCTGGCAGGCTATGGGCCTCGTACTGTCACCCCAGCCATGGTCGAGGGCATCTATAAGTACAACTCAGACCGCAAACGCTTTACCCAGATCCCTGCCAAGACCATGTCTATGAGTGTGGATGCCTTCACTATCCAGGGACATCTTTGGCAAAGCAAGAAGCCTACCACGCCCAAGAAGGGTGGTGGCACCCCCAAATAG
- the Camsap3 gene encoding calmodulin-regulated spectrin-associated protein 3 isoform X2, which produces MVEAAPAGSGPLRRTFLVPEIKSLDQYDFSRAKAAASLAWVLRAAFGGAEHVPPELWEPFYTDQYAQEHVKPPVTRLLLSAELYCRAWHQALPQLEPPPSPSALLALLARRGTVPSLPEHPVREADLRHQPILMGAHLAVIDALMVAFSFEWTKTLPGPLALSSLEHKLLFWVDTTVRRLQEKTEQEASQRASPAAPLDGAAPTQPSHAIAFCLKESGNKPPMIRYRKDRAIARRAPCFPNVTTLQDLASGAALAATIHCYCPQLLRLEEVCLKDPMSVADSLYNLQLVQDFCASHLPRGCPLSLEDLLYVPPPLKVNLVVLLAEMYMCFEVLKPDFVQAKDLPDGHALSPRGTETLPSQNNSGSSSPVFNFRHPLLSPGGPQSPLRGSTGSLKSSPSMSHMEALGKAWNRQLSRPLSQAVSFSTPFGLDSDVDVVMGDPVLLRSVSSDSLGPPRPVSSSSRNPAQPTPESGDLPTIEEALQIIHSAEPRLLPDGAADGSFYLHSPEGLSKPPLASPYPPEGASKPLSDGLNKAPIYITHPETPSKPSPCPTGEVLKPPPPSEGSPKAVASSPAANNSEVKMTSFAERKKQLVKAEAESGTGSPTSTPAAPEALSSEMSELGARLEEKRRAIEAQKRRIEAIFAKHRQRLGKSAFLQVQPREAAGEAEEEAELGSVPGGERPAGEGQGEPSSRPKSVTFSPDLGPVPPEGLGDYNRAVSKLSAALSSLQRDMQRLTDQQQRLLAPPEAPGPAPPPAAWVIPGPTTGPKAASPSPARRAPAARRSPGPGPNPTPRSPKHARPAELKLAPLTRVLTPPHDVDSLPHLRKFSPSQVPVQTRSSILLSEGTPPEESATKPALIEIPLASLGEPTADEEGDGSPPGAEDSLEEEASSEGEPRSGLGFFYKDEDKPEDEMAQKRASLLERQQRRAEEARRRKQWQEAEKEQKREEAARLAQEEVLGLATAAPAAPATRAVVPAEEEVGPRRGDFTRLEYERRAQLKLMDDLDKVLRPRASGTAGPGRGGRRATRPRSGCCDDSALARSPARGLLGSRLSKIYSQSTLSLSTVANEATNNLGVKRPTSRAPSPSGLMSPSRLPGSRERDWENGSNASSPASVPEYTGPRLYKEPSAKSNKFIIHNALSHCCLAGKVNEPQKNRILEEIEKSKANHFLILFRDSSCQFRALYTLSGETEELSRLAGYGPRTVTPAMVEGIYKYNSDRKRFTQIPAKTMSMSVDAFTIQGHLWQSKKPTTPKKGGGTPK; this is translated from the exons ATGGTGGAAGCGGCGCCCGCGGGGTCCGGGCCACTGCGGAGGACTTTCCTCGTCCCCGAGATCAAGTCATTGGACCAGTACGATTTCTCTCGGGCCAAGGCGGCGGCGAGTCTGGCGTGGGTGCTGCGGGCCGCATTCGGGGGAGCAG AGCACGTGCCCCCGGAGCTGTGGGAACCGTTCTACACGGACCAGTATGCACAGGAACACGTGAAGCCCCCGGTGACACGCCTGCTGCTCTCTGCGGAGCTCTACTGCCGGGCCTGGCACCAGGCACTACCGCAGCTCGAGCCACCCCCCAGCCCCTCTGCGCTGCTGGCCTTGCTGGCGAGGAGGGGCACTGTGCCGTCCCTGCCCGAGCACCCGGTGCGCGAGGCTGACCTCAGACACCAGCCGATTCTCATG GGAGCCCACCTAGCTGTCATCGACGCCCTCATGGTTGCCTTCTCCTTTGAGTGGACAAAGACACTGCCTGGTCCCTTGGCTCTGAGCAGCTTGGAGCACAAACTCCTTTTCTGGGTAGACACA ACCGTTCGGCGGCTACAGGAAAAGACAGAACAAGAAGCATCCCAGCGTGCATCTCCTGCAGCTCCTTTGGACGGGGCTGCTCCTACCCAGCCCTCG CACGCAATTGCCTTCTGTTTGAAGGAGTCGGGGAACAAACCCCCTATG ATTCGATACCGCAAGGATCGTGCCATTGCCCGACGGGCCCCCTGCTTTCCAAATGTGACCACCCTTCAAGACCTGGCTAGTGGGGCAGCGCTGGCAGCCACCATCCACTGCTATTGTCCCCAGCTATTGCGGCTTGAGG AGGTGTGCCTCAAGGACCCCATGTCTGTGGCAGACAGCCTGTACAACCTCCAGCTGGTGCAAGACTTCTGTGCCTCCCATCTTCCTCGTGGCTGCCCCCTGTCCCTTGAGGACCTGTTGTATGTCCCACCACCCCTCAAG GTCAATCTGGTGGTGCTGTTGGCTGAGATGTATATGTGCTTTGAAGTTCTGAAGCCTGATTTTGTGCAGGCAAAAGACTTGCCTGATGGACACG CTCTCTCCCCCCGGGGTACTGAGACTTTACCATCTCAGAACAACAGCGGGAGCAG TTCTCCTGTGTTCAACTTCCGTCACCCGCTACTGTCACCTGGTGGCCCCCAGTCCCCACTCCGAGGATCCACAG gCTCCCTGAAGTCATCTCCGTCCATGTCTCACATGGAGGCTCTTGGCAAGGCCTGGAACCGCCAGCTTAG CCGTCCCCTCTCCCAGGCTGTATCGTTCAGCACTCCCTTTGGCCTGGACAGCGATGTAGACGTGGTCATGGGAGATCCTGTCCTGCTCCGCTCCGTCAGCTCAGACAGTCTGGGTCCCCCACGTCCTGTGTCGTCATCATCCCGGAATCCTGCTCAGCCAACCCCAGAATCTGGAGACCTACCCACAATTGAAGAGGCCCTGCAGATCATCCACAGTGCTGAGCCCCGGCTGCTCCCTGATGGGGCTGCCGACGGCAGCTTCTACCTCCATTCTCCTGAGGGCCTCTCCAAACCACCGCTGGCCTCTCCTTACCCTCCCGAAGGAGCCTCAAAGCCACTGTCCGATGGGCTTAACAAAGCGCCCATCTATATAACCCACCCTGAGACCCCTTCAAAACCATCTCCCTGCCCAACAGGGGAGGTATTAAAACCACCACCCCCATCTGAGGGGTCCCCAAAAGCTGTGGCTTCATCCCCCGCAGCCAACAACTCAGAAGTGAAGATGACCAGTTTTGCTGAACGCAAGAAACAGCTGGTGAAGGCTGAGGCCGAATCAGGAACAGGGTCTCCAACATCCACTCCCGCAGCACCTgaggccttgagctcagagatgaGCGAGCTGGGAGCCCGACTGGAGGAAAAGCGCCGAGCCATAGAGGCTCAGAAGCGACGCATTGAGGCCATCTTTGCCAAGCACAGGCAGAGATTGGGCAAGAGTGCTTTCCTGCAGGTGCAGCCTCGGGAGGCTGCaggggaggctgaggaggaggctGAGCTGGGCTCAGTTCCTGGTGGGGAACGACCAGCAGGTGAGGGCCAGGGAGAGCCATCCTCACGGCCTAAGTCAGTTACCTTCTCTCCAGATCTGGGCCCAGTGCCCCCAGAGGGACTGGGGGATTACAATCGAGCAGTCAGTAAGCTGAGTGCCGCTCTGAGCTCTCTGCAACGGGACATGCAGAGGCTCACAGACCAGCAACAGCGGCTTCTGGCCCCTCCAGAGGCCCCTGGACCTGCCCCACCACCTGCAGCCTGGGTCATCCCCGGACCCACCACTGGGCCTAAAGCGGCATCCCCTAGTCCTGCCCGTCGAGCCCCAGCTGCCAGGCGCAGCCCAGGGCCAGGCCCCAACCCGACACCCCGTAGTCCAAAACATGCAAGGCCGGCAGAGCTGAAGCTTGCACCCCTAACAAGGGTGCTCACACCACCCCATGATGTAGACAGCCTCCCTCACCTACGCAAGTTCTCACCCAGCCAGGTGCCTGTACAGACTCGCTCTTCTATTCTCCTGTCGGAGGGGACGCCTCCCGAGGAGTCCGCCACCAAGCCTGCCCTCATTGAGATCCCCCTAGCCAGCCTGGGAGAGCCTACTGCTGATGAGGAGGGAGATGGGAGTCCCCCTGGGGCTGAGGATTCCTTAGAGGAAGAGGCATCTTCTGAGGGAGAGCCCCGGTCTGGGCTTGGATTCTTTTATAAG GACGAAGACAAACCTGAGGATGAGATGGCTCAAAAGCGAGCCAGCCTGCTTGAGAGACAGCAGAGGCGGGCAGAGGAGGCCCGGCGGCGGAAACAGTGGCAGGAGGCTGAGAAGGAACAGAAACGGGAGGAGGCGGCAAG GCTGGCTCAGGAAGAGGTCCTAGGCTTGGCCACTGCAGCCCCTGCAGCCCCTGCTACCAGAGCTGTGGTCCCAGCTGAGGAGGAGGTGGGCCCCCGGAGAGGGGACTTCACCAGGCTTGAGTATGAGCGCCGGGCACAACTGAAGCTGATGGATGACCTTGATAAGGTGCTACGGCCCCGGGCCTCAGGGACCGCGGGACCAGGGCGGGGCGGGCGCAGGGCCACCCGGCCACGCTCTGGTTGCTGTGATGACTCAGCCCTGGCAAGAAGCCCAGCCCGCGGCCTGCTGG GCTCACGACTCAGCAAGATCTATTCCCAGTCCACATTGTCCCTGTCTACTGTGGCCAATGAGGCTACCAATAATCTTGGTGTGAAGAGACCCACATCTCG GGCCCCTTCTCCATCAGGCCTCATGTCTCCAAGCCGCCTGCCTGGCAGTCGAGAGCGTGACTGGGAAAACGGAAGCAATGCTTCTTCGCCAGCATCAGTGCCTGAGTACACAG GTCCCCGGCTGTACAAAGAACCCAGCGCCAAGTCTAACAAGTTTATCATCCACAATGCCTTGTCACACTGCTGCCTGGCAGGCAAGGTGAACGAGCCCCAGAAGAACCGAATTCTCGAG GAAATCGAGAAAAGCAAGGCCAACCACTTCTTGATTCTCTTCCGGGACTCAAGCTGCCAGTTTCGGGCACTCTACACTCTTTCTGGGGAGACGGAGGAGCTGTCGAGGCTGGCAGGCTATGGGCCTCGTACTGTCACCCCAGCCATGGTCGAGGGCATCTATAAGTACAACTCAGACCGCAAACGCTTTACCCAGATCCCTGCCAAGACCATGTCTATGAGTGTGGATGCCTTCACTATCCAGGGACATCTTTGGCAAAGCAAGAAGCCTACCACGCCCAAGAAGGGTGGTGGCACCCCCAAATAG